From Rhodococcus sp. B7740, one genomic window encodes:
- a CDS encoding multicopper oxidase family protein — protein MSGSVSRRTALRGLAAAAVAAGAAALPVASTTRRALADDFLRGQSPLLFHSPPLTPFRDELPRLPLIGGTEISLDAHSSTHAFHADLRPAPTFGYGECDYLGPTIESQTGQPWTLKYSNTTAGNPLAADIDTSLHGMSEMDRTMTPTSLHLHGSITEPASDGHSEMLVRPGESMTHNFPGLNDAAGLWYHDHAMSMTRINVYAGLLGMNLVRDRWDTGTSDNALGLPSGEFELPLVLQEKIMNPDGSMSIRSNITVPQGKWEGGGTGDVGVVNGKIWPTMEVARGMYRLRVVNAGSYSVWNLFFTNRLRFWVIGNDGGLLDAPVEATSIRLAPAERADILVDFGAVEPGALIELLNDEPPPAQAASLGAVPMPLFCQFRVASAAGFRGGMPSLLRGGKGQPDVLPPLPTPTFTRTVTVNQPSGGLNLDMTLMNLNNLRYSDPDIEMPEQGTVEMWNIVNTTVEPHPIHLHLAHFRTLGRIPIDLAAYQRDFPRPTFGTRWAPPVERFLTGPSVPPAAWEAGWKDTVNTYPGTVTQILVRFPTADELGFDPDATFAGPAAHHGGHDMSGHDMGGSSELQGYMWHCHMLDHEDHEMMLRYRTIAP, from the coding sequence GTGAGCGGCTCTGTGTCCAGACGAACCGCCCTGCGAGGGCTGGCCGCGGCCGCAGTGGCCGCCGGTGCTGCCGCCCTCCCGGTGGCGTCGACGACGCGCCGCGCGCTGGCCGACGACTTCCTCCGGGGCCAGAGCCCCCTGCTGTTCCATTCACCGCCGCTGACGCCGTTCCGGGACGAACTGCCGCGGTTGCCGCTGATCGGCGGCACGGAGATCTCGCTCGACGCGCACAGCTCCACCCACGCCTTCCACGCCGATCTACGGCCCGCGCCCACCTTCGGATACGGCGAATGCGACTACCTCGGCCCCACCATCGAGTCGCAGACCGGCCAGCCCTGGACGCTGAAGTACTCCAACACCACCGCAGGTAACCCGCTCGCCGCGGACATCGACACCTCGCTGCACGGGATGAGCGAGATGGACCGCACGATGACGCCGACGTCGCTGCACCTGCACGGCAGCATCACCGAGCCGGCGAGCGACGGGCACTCCGAGATGCTGGTGCGCCCGGGCGAGTCGATGACGCACAACTTCCCGGGACTCAACGACGCTGCGGGACTGTGGTACCACGACCACGCCATGTCGATGACGCGCATCAACGTCTATGCAGGCCTGCTCGGCATGAACCTCGTCCGTGATCGGTGGGACACCGGCACATCCGACAATGCGCTCGGTCTGCCCTCGGGTGAGTTCGAGTTGCCGCTGGTGCTGCAGGAAAAGATCATGAATCCCGACGGCAGCATGAGCATCCGCTCCAATATCACCGTGCCGCAAGGCAAATGGGAAGGCGGCGGCACCGGAGACGTCGGCGTCGTCAACGGCAAGATCTGGCCGACGATGGAAGTCGCCCGGGGTATGTACCGTCTACGAGTCGTCAACGCCGGGTCGTACAGCGTGTGGAACCTGTTCTTCACCAACAGGCTTCGCTTCTGGGTCATCGGAAACGACGGTGGATTGCTCGACGCCCCGGTGGAAGCCACCAGCATCCGGCTCGCGCCTGCCGAGCGCGCCGACATCCTCGTCGACTTCGGTGCCGTCGAACCGGGCGCACTGATCGAGCTGCTCAACGACGAGCCGCCACCGGCGCAGGCCGCGTCCCTCGGAGCGGTGCCGATGCCACTGTTCTGCCAGTTCCGCGTCGCGTCCGCAGCCGGGTTCCGCGGCGGGATGCCGTCGTTGCTGCGCGGCGGGAAGGGACAGCCGGATGTGTTGCCGCCGTTGCCGACCCCCACGTTCACGCGAACGGTCACGGTCAACCAGCCGTCCGGTGGGCTGAACCTGGACATGACGCTGATGAACCTGAACAACCTGCGGTACTCGGACCCGGACATCGAGATGCCCGAGCAGGGGACCGTGGAGATGTGGAACATCGTCAACACGACGGTCGAGCCGCACCCGATTCACCTGCACCTGGCGCACTTTCGGACATTGGGACGCATCCCCATCGACCTGGCCGCGTACCAACGCGACTTCCCCCGGCCGACATTCGGTACGAGATGGGCTCCGCCGGTGGAGAGGTTCCTCACCGGTCCATCGGTGCCGCCGGCGGCGTGGGAAGCAGGGTGGAAGGACACCGTCAACACCTACCCGGGCACCGTCACGCAGATCCTGGTCCGATTCCCGACGGCCGACGAACTCGGCTTCGACCCCGACGCCACCTTCGCGGGACCGGCTGCGCACCACGGCGGTCACGACATGAGCGGTCATGACATGGGTGGATCGAGCGAGCTGCAGGGCTACATGTGGCACTGCCACATGCTCGATCACGAGGACCACGAAATGATGCTGCGGTACCGCACCATCGCTCCGTGA
- a CDS encoding DUF6855 family protein translates to MERTSAMTSGTKSEPWALTTAPGTSEYTMYRDPDHEPPALVCQVGSTTLRYRIEAVEDLHAWLTERADWVLLGAADEKKTAAPDTVEAWGRSPDNPVGGWYGLRNGYRGRFGMYLPPLLEELGLAELTHNARNNSMRAL, encoded by the coding sequence ATGGAACGGACCTCGGCCATGACCAGCGGAACCAAATCCGAGCCCTGGGCACTCACCACCGCCCCCGGTACTTCCGAATACACCATGTACCGCGATCCCGACCACGAGCCACCCGCCCTCGTATGTCAGGTGGGGTCGACGACCCTGCGATACCGCATCGAGGCGGTCGAGGATCTGCACGCGTGGCTCACCGAACGTGCCGACTGGGTGTTGCTCGGTGCCGCGGACGAGAAGAAGACGGCTGCTCCTGACACGGTCGAAGCGTGGGGGCGCTCGCCCGACAACCCGGTCGGCGGTTGGTACGGGCTCAGGAACGGATACCGCGGCAGGTTCGGGATGTACCTGCCGCCGCTCCTCGAAGAACTCGGCCTGGCCGAGCTCACCCACAACGCGCGGAACAACAGCATGCGCGCGTTGTAG
- a CDS encoding HNH endonuclease signature motif containing protein produces the protein MKAWGDVFGLGDQELVSELADVSSHENALAASRLALLAEIDRRGLAMKLGQSSVTRWYARSVRITDGSATRQMELGQWLTQWPSVLDALAGSDIHAGHASAIADGYATVVVADPTLDERCRDAVVAELLETAMRSTAGQVTARAQALAHSAAEDARARHEQAEKKRLEQEREREQEQAGRADAGGSNDAGGSGDAGGPGDAGGLGDAGPEPAGPEPVPSGPPPVPVSENPNLNRFDIHPLANGRFRVGGDVDRMLAEKLLTALSPLTAPRPGPGGERDPRSPSKRRADALDRILDRHLRGGSRGASGGSRASVHLIVPLRDLLSDREEKQNDGTATGSAGSSVAAAGSSDSGGRDSVGFGGEDASRDDGDGSGPTGSRPDAAARGEAAARGETAVGGDGGDGAGRTSAPEPGDADWPFHLDWTGPISRSLVELLTCDADLTPVIVDHHGVPLALGRTTRLATDDQRIALTIRDRCCVMCGRPAQWCHAHHVRFWEHGGRTDLNNLALVCGECHRLAHHGHWQLLMGDDGHPYAIPPESIDPTRQPIPSYHRRQRRAA, from the coding sequence GTGAAGGCATGGGGGGATGTGTTCGGGCTCGGGGACCAGGAATTGGTCTCCGAGCTCGCCGACGTGTCTTCCCACGAAAACGCTTTGGCTGCATCGAGATTGGCATTGCTCGCCGAGATCGACCGGCGTGGCCTGGCGATGAAACTCGGGCAGTCCTCCGTCACCCGCTGGTACGCGAGGTCGGTGCGCATCACCGACGGATCCGCAACCCGCCAGATGGAACTCGGGCAATGGCTCACCCAATGGCCGAGCGTGCTCGACGCCCTCGCCGGCAGTGACATCCACGCCGGCCACGCCTCGGCGATCGCCGACGGCTACGCCACCGTGGTGGTCGCCGACCCCACCCTCGACGAGCGGTGCCGCGACGCCGTCGTCGCGGAACTGCTCGAGACCGCGATGCGCAGCACCGCCGGGCAGGTCACCGCCCGAGCGCAGGCCTTGGCGCATTCCGCGGCGGAGGACGCGCGAGCTCGACACGAGCAGGCCGAGAAGAAACGACTAGAGCAGGAACGAGAGCGCGAGCAAGAACAGGCGGGCCGAGCCGATGCCGGTGGTTCGAATGATGCCGGCGGCTCCGGTGACGCAGGTGGCCCGGGTGATGCAGGCGGCTTGGGTGACGCAGGGCCCGAACCTGCTGGGCCCGAACCTGTTCCGTCGGGGCCGCCGCCGGTACCGGTGTCGGAGAACCCGAACCTGAACCGGTTCGATATCCATCCTCTGGCCAACGGGCGTTTTCGCGTCGGCGGCGACGTCGACCGGATGCTGGCCGAGAAACTGCTCACCGCCCTGTCGCCATTGACGGCTCCGCGGCCGGGCCCGGGTGGGGAACGCGACCCGCGGAGTCCGTCGAAGCGGCGGGCCGATGCACTCGATCGGATTCTCGACCGGCACCTACGCGGTGGCAGCCGCGGGGCGTCGGGCGGGTCGCGGGCGTCGGTGCACCTGATCGTTCCGCTGCGGGACCTGCTCAGCGACCGCGAAGAGAAGCAAAACGATGGCACAGCAACGGGTTCGGCGGGATCCAGCGTGGCTGCCGCGGGCTCCTCGGACAGTGGTGGTCGCGACAGTGTCGGTTTCGGCGGCGAGGATGCGAGTCGCGATGATGGCGACGGCAGCGGTCCGACTGGCTCGCGTCCTGATGCCGCTGCCCGAGGCGAGGCCGCTGCACGCGGCGAAACAGCAGTCGGCGGTGACGGCGGTGATGGTGCCGGGCGGACGTCTGCGCCCGAGCCGGGCGATGCGGACTGGCCGTTCCACCTCGACTGGACCGGCCCGATCAGTCGCTCCCTCGTCGAACTTCTCACCTGCGACGCAGACCTCACCCCGGTGATCGTCGACCACCACGGCGTCCCGCTCGCGCTCGGGCGCACCACCAGACTCGCCACCGACGACCAACGCATCGCCCTGACCATCCGCGACCGATGCTGCGTCATGTGCGGCCGCCCCGCACAGTGGTGCCACGCCCACCACGTGAGGTTCTGGGAACACGGCGGCAGAACCGACCTGAACAACCTCGCGCTGGTCTGCGGCGAATGCCACCGCCTCGCCCACCACGGCCACTGGCAACTGCTCATGGGCGACGACGGACACCCCTACGCCATCCCGCCCGAATCCATCGACCCCACACGGCAACCCATCCCCAGCTACCACCGACGACAACGCCGCGCAGCCTGA
- a CDS encoding polysaccharide deacetylase family protein codes for MPLASHGRFDYSPIGDRPQFDWPGGARLAVYVAVNCEHFPYDDGEPGLGYTPAMDQPNTYNWGWREYGNRVGGFRIAETVQQSGIRPTVLVNTEVYEHAPQLIEAFRALDAEVVAHGRTNAVQPNDQNEDDERRSIDEVTSAIERHEGAPPRGWMSPGANPSRVTEDLLAERGYEYTLDWPIDDQPVWLKTRGGPLLSVPYPHEVNDLPVFVHHHQTATTFERNIIDSFDESKENAERQPLVLAISLHTFLTGQPYRLRRFRAALQHMTDNGDGVWFTTPGEIAAHYRSLVPPPRTAGDE; via the coding sequence ATGCCCCTCGCCTCTCACGGACGCTTCGACTACTCCCCCATCGGCGATCGTCCACAGTTCGACTGGCCGGGCGGTGCGCGCCTCGCGGTGTACGTGGCCGTCAATTGCGAGCACTTTCCGTACGACGATGGCGAACCCGGCCTCGGATACACGCCCGCGATGGACCAGCCCAACACCTACAACTGGGGGTGGCGTGAGTACGGCAACCGAGTCGGTGGGTTTCGAATCGCAGAGACGGTGCAGCAGAGCGGCATTCGCCCGACCGTGCTCGTCAACACCGAGGTGTACGAGCATGCCCCGCAACTGATCGAGGCCTTCCGCGCCCTCGATGCCGAGGTCGTCGCGCACGGCCGAACCAACGCCGTACAGCCCAACGATCAGAACGAGGACGACGAACGGCGCTCTATAGACGAGGTCACCTCCGCGATCGAGCGTCACGAGGGTGCCCCGCCTCGGGGTTGGATGAGCCCCGGTGCCAACCCCAGCCGCGTGACCGAGGACCTTCTCGCCGAACGCGGCTACGAGTACACGCTGGACTGGCCCATCGACGATCAGCCGGTGTGGCTGAAGACCCGCGGCGGGCCGTTGCTCAGTGTCCCGTACCCGCACGAGGTGAACGACCTACCGGTGTTCGTCCACCATCACCAGACTGCAACGACGTTCGAGCGCAACATCATCGACAGTTTCGACGAATCGAAGGAGAACGCGGAGCGCCAACCATTGGTGCTCGCGATCTCGCTGCACACCTTCCTCACCGGCCAGCCCTATCGACTTCGACGGTTCCGCGCGGCGCTGCAGCACATGACCGACAACGGCGACGGCGTCTGGTTCACAACACCGGGCGAGATCGCAGCGCACTACCGCAGCCTCGTACCCCCGCCGAGGACGGCCGGAGACGAATAG
- a CDS encoding TetR/AcrR family transcriptional regulator, whose translation MQSVTTDTGLDDAAAPTERRTQAERTAGTRAKLLDAAIDCLVELGFAKTSTQEIARRAGVSRGAQLHHFPTKESLLIAAVEHLVDRRLSEILEAEPDPERGPEILADAFSGPLFHAALELWVAARTDPALHEAMIPLERRVAEAIQGGAQIVMGSRMSPESIELSVELARGLAVSALFRTPEADAQLRGRLLPIWSEKVMDA comes from the coding sequence GTGCAAAGTGTGACTACCGACACAGGGCTCGACGACGCAGCGGCGCCCACCGAGCGCCGGACCCAGGCCGAACGCACCGCGGGCACTCGGGCGAAGCTGCTCGACGCCGCGATCGACTGCCTGGTCGAGCTGGGCTTCGCCAAGACCAGCACCCAGGAGATCGCCCGGCGTGCCGGTGTCTCCCGCGGTGCGCAGCTGCACCACTTCCCGACCAAGGAATCCCTGCTGATCGCGGCCGTCGAGCACCTGGTCGATCGTCGTCTCTCGGAGATCCTCGAAGCCGAACCGGACCCCGAGCGAGGGCCCGAGATCCTCGCCGACGCATTCTCCGGTCCCCTCTTCCACGCAGCGCTCGAGCTCTGGGTGGCGGCCCGTACCGATCCGGCCCTCCACGAGGCGATGATTCCGCTGGAGCGGCGCGTCGCCGAGGCCATTCAGGGCGGTGCCCAGATCGTCATGGGTAGTCGGATGTCTCCCGAATCCATCGAGCTCAGTGTCGAACTCGCCCGCGGACTGGCCGTCTCGGCGCTGTTCCGTACTCCCGAAGCCGACGCGCAACTGCGCGGGCGGCTCCTTCCGATCTGGTCCGAAAAGGTGATGGACGCGTGA
- a CDS encoding flavin-containing monooxygenase, with protein MNATLPEQLDVLVVGAGFAGLAAVAKILAADPSADVTVIERASDVGGTWRDNTYPGCACDVPTSLYSFSFAPSPKWSHTFARQPELFDYLRSVVDRLNLNDRIVTNCELRSATWDEATKRWSVQTSRGSASARVLVAATGALSTPKIPDVPGIDTFAGTVFHSATWNHEHDLTGERVAVIGTGASAVQFVPEIVDRAERLTVFQRTPAWVIPRLDRTIGRLERTVYEKIPAAHRAVRGVIYGYREAYVTVLADNPWMLPAVKVFAKANLKRQVKDPATRAALTPDYAPGCKRLLLSNDWLRTLDRPDVDLVTSGLASVTENGVVDASGRNHEVDTIIFATGFTPTEPPVSHLLRGNDGRTLAEHWDGSPQAHLGTTVAGFPNLFLMYGPNTNLGHSSIVYMLESQANYVVSALNEMKHRRVAAVEVNEAAQRQHNSWVDSALDGTVWNAGGCSSWYLDANGRNSTMWPTYTFKFRNKTREFDVANYRLASDTLESDHEVVTA; from the coding sequence GTGAACGCAACACTTCCCGAACAACTCGACGTGTTGGTGGTCGGAGCCGGTTTCGCGGGCTTGGCCGCGGTGGCCAAGATCCTCGCCGCCGACCCGAGCGCCGACGTGACCGTCATCGAACGCGCGTCCGACGTGGGTGGGACGTGGCGCGACAACACCTACCCCGGGTGTGCATGCGACGTGCCGACCTCGCTGTACTCGTTCTCGTTCGCACCCAGTCCCAAGTGGAGTCATACCTTCGCGCGGCAACCGGAGTTGTTCGACTACCTGCGTTCGGTGGTGGATCGTCTGAACCTCAACGATCGCATCGTCACGAACTGCGAACTTCGGTCCGCGACCTGGGACGAGGCGACCAAGCGATGGTCGGTGCAGACGTCTCGCGGGTCGGCGAGCGCCAGGGTGTTGGTCGCTGCCACCGGGGCACTGTCCACTCCGAAGATCCCGGACGTCCCGGGCATCGACACGTTCGCCGGCACCGTGTTCCACTCCGCCACCTGGAATCACGAGCACGACCTCACCGGTGAGCGGGTCGCCGTGATCGGCACCGGAGCCTCGGCCGTGCAGTTCGTACCCGAGATCGTCGACCGCGCCGAACGGCTCACCGTCTTCCAGCGCACTCCCGCATGGGTGATTCCGCGCCTGGACCGCACCATCGGCCGGCTCGAAAGAACAGTGTACGAAAAGATCCCCGCGGCCCATCGCGCGGTGCGCGGTGTCATCTACGGCTATCGCGAGGCCTACGTCACGGTGCTGGCGGACAATCCGTGGATGCTGCCCGCGGTGAAGGTGTTCGCCAAGGCCAACTTGAAGCGGCAGGTCAAGGATCCCGCGACGCGGGCCGCTCTCACCCCCGATTACGCACCCGGGTGCAAAAGGCTTCTGCTGTCCAATGATTGGCTGCGGACGTTGGATCGTCCCGATGTCGATCTCGTGACGTCGGGCCTGGCGTCGGTGACCGAGAACGGCGTCGTCGACGCCTCGGGCCGCAACCACGAGGTGGACACGATCATCTTCGCGACCGGGTTCACCCCCACCGAGCCGCCGGTGTCTCATCTGTTGCGCGGCAACGACGGTCGGACGCTGGCGGAGCACTGGGACGGTAGTCCGCAGGCGCATCTGGGGACCACCGTCGCAGGCTTTCCGAACCTGTTCCTGATGTACGGCCCCAACACCAACCTCGGGCACAGTTCCATCGTCTACATGCTCGAGTCGCAGGCCAATTACGTGGTGTCCGCGCTGAACGAGATGAAGCATCGGAGGGTCGCGGCCGTCGAGGTCAACGAAGCCGCTCAGCGCCAGCACAATTCGTGGGTCGACTCCGCGCTCGACGGCACCGTCTGGAATGCCGGTGGCTGCTCGAGCTGGTACCTCGACGCCAATGGCCGCAACTCGACGATGTGGCCCACCTACACGTTCAAGTTCCGCAACAAGACGCGCGAGTTCGACGTCGCGAACTATCGGCTCGCGTCCGACACTCTCGAATCCGACCACGAGGTGGTAACAGCATGA
- a CDS encoding GMC oxidoreductase: protein MSDYDVLIIGSGFGGSVAALRAVEKGYRVAVLESGRRFEDDELPKTSWRLRKYLWAPALGCYGVQRIHLLPDVLVMAGAGVGGGSLNYANTLYQPPAKFFEDPQWGSITDWQRELNPYYDQARRMLGVETNPTITASDKVMKEVAEDMGVGDTFTSTPVGVYFGDRGKTAPDPFFGGAGPERTGCTECGACMTGCRVGAKNTLVKNYLYLAEHAGAHVLPLTTVVDVRPNGAGYDVVTRRTGGKLRRKEKTITADQVIFSAGTYGTQKLMLAAKEKGSLPRLSERIGSLVRTNSEAVLAATARGREVDYHEGVAITSSFHPDDHTHIEPVRYGKGSNAIGLLQTVLSDGGGKMPRILKTLGVALRHPGAAARSLSVHRWSERTVIALVMQTDDNSLELGSKKGPFGRRLTSRPGAGDPPPQWIPQGHEAIRLLADKIGGDPGGSIAEIVNIPMTAHFLGGCAIGDSPQTGVIDGYQRVYGYEGLHVLDGSAVSANLGVNPSLTITAQAERAMALWPNKGEADRRPAVGSGYREIAPTQPVHPVVPVSAPGALRLPLTVVGRDR from the coding sequence ATGAGTGACTACGACGTATTGATCATCGGCTCCGGTTTCGGCGGTAGTGTCGCCGCATTGCGCGCAGTCGAGAAGGGCTACCGGGTGGCGGTTCTCGAGTCCGGTCGCCGATTCGAGGACGACGAACTGCCGAAGACCAGCTGGCGTCTACGAAAGTACCTGTGGGCTCCGGCCCTGGGTTGCTATGGGGTGCAACGCATTCACCTGCTGCCCGATGTGCTGGTGATGGCGGGGGCCGGCGTCGGCGGAGGGTCGCTGAACTACGCGAACACGCTGTACCAACCGCCGGCGAAGTTCTTCGAGGATCCCCAGTGGGGTTCGATCACCGACTGGCAGCGCGAGCTGAACCCGTACTACGACCAGGCCCGCCGGATGCTCGGCGTCGAGACCAACCCGACCATCACCGCCTCGGACAAGGTGATGAAGGAGGTGGCGGAGGACATGGGCGTGGGGGACACGTTCACCTCGACCCCGGTGGGCGTCTACTTCGGTGACCGCGGCAAGACTGCACCCGACCCGTTCTTCGGTGGTGCAGGCCCCGAGCGCACCGGGTGCACCGAGTGCGGAGCGTGCATGACCGGCTGCCGCGTCGGCGCGAAGAACACCCTCGTCAAGAACTACCTGTATCTCGCCGAACACGCAGGCGCGCATGTTCTTCCGTTGACCACGGTCGTGGACGTGCGCCCGAACGGCGCAGGCTACGACGTGGTGACGCGACGGACGGGCGGGAAGCTGCGTCGCAAGGAGAAGACGATCACCGCCGATCAGGTGATCTTCTCGGCCGGCACCTACGGCACCCAGAAGCTGATGCTCGCGGCCAAGGAGAAGGGCTCGTTGCCTCGGCTGTCGGAGCGGATCGGCTCGCTCGTGCGCACCAACTCCGAGGCCGTGCTCGCCGCGACCGCCAGGGGCCGCGAGGTCGACTATCACGAGGGTGTGGCGATCACGTCGTCGTTCCATCCCGACGATCACACCCACATCGAGCCGGTGCGATACGGCAAGGGCAGCAACGCCATCGGCCTGTTGCAGACCGTGCTCAGCGACGGCGGCGGCAAGATGCCACGCATCCTCAAGACCCTCGGCGTCGCGTTGCGTCATCCCGGCGCTGCGGCGCGGAGCCTGTCGGTACATCGGTGGTCGGAGCGCACCGTCATCGCACTGGTGATGCAGACCGACGACAACTCGCTCGAGCTCGGATCCAAGAAGGGGCCGTTCGGGCGTCGCCTCACCAGCAGGCCCGGTGCGGGTGATCCACCGCCGCAGTGGATTCCGCAGGGGCACGAGGCCATTCGTCTGCTCGCGGACAAGATCGGCGGCGACCCGGGCGGATCGATCGCCGAGATCGTCAACATTCCGATGACCGCGCACTTCCTCGGTGGCTGCGCGATCGGTGACTCGCCGCAGACCGGGGTGATCGACGGGTACCAGCGGGTCTACGGCTACGAGGGACTGCACGTGCTCGACGGCTCTGCCGTCAGCGCCAACCTCGGCGTCAATCCGTCCCTGACGATCACCGCCCAGGCCGAGCGCGCAATGGCGTTGTGGCCCAACAAGGGTGAAGCCGATCGGCGACCCGCGGTGGGATCGGGGTATCGGGAGATCGCACCCACACAGCCGGTGCACCCGGTGGTGCCGGTGTCGGCCCCGGGTGCCTTGCGGCTCCCGCTGACCGTCGTGGGGAGGGATCGATGA
- a CDS encoding acetoacetate decarboxylase family protein, with amino-acid sequence MWSVTESETERTDWPISPAAPWPANVRATIWWHRARSSEFAPAGAKTLPITMCMIVDYTTSPVGPYREILASPALRRDVGRVPRMAVPFIAVDSATSVHGGRTNWHLPKVLAEFEGDVLGEAGASGDEWSVRTTSRGVGPQFPMLGSIGFAQPVPGGSAVAVASLRGKARVARVEVDAKGPTLSRWMPSGTHFGLQIVSGSMRTGEARLVG; translated from the coding sequence ATGTGGAGTGTCACCGAATCCGAGACCGAGCGCACCGATTGGCCGATCAGCCCGGCAGCGCCGTGGCCGGCGAACGTTCGCGCCACGATCTGGTGGCATCGGGCCCGGTCGTCGGAGTTCGCGCCGGCCGGAGCCAAGACGCTGCCGATCACGATGTGCATGATCGTCGACTACACCACCTCGCCGGTCGGCCCGTACCGCGAGATCCTGGCGAGCCCGGCCCTGCGCCGGGACGTCGGACGCGTTCCGCGGATGGCGGTGCCGTTCATCGCCGTGGATTCCGCGACGTCGGTGCACGGCGGCCGGACCAACTGGCACCTGCCCAAGGTGCTGGCCGAATTCGAGGGCGACGTGCTGGGCGAGGCCGGGGCGAGCGGCGACGAATGGTCGGTCCGGACGACGTCCCGCGGCGTCGGACCGCAGTTCCCGATGCTCGGCTCGATCGGTTTCGCGCAGCCGGTGCCCGGCGGATCGGCCGTGGCCGTCGCGAGTCTGAGGGGCAAGGCCAGGGTGGCTCGCGTCGAGGTGGACGCCAAGGGCCCGACGTTGAGTCGCTGGATGCCGTCGGGCACGCATTTCGGCTTGCAGATCGTGTCGGGGTCGATGCGGACCGGTGAAGCGCGCCTGGTCGGATAG
- a CDS encoding Fur family transcriptional regulator, giving the protein MQLTERVDPAAQLRSVGLRVTGPRVAVLDAVTARPHSDADDIAAAVRESGGSVSTQAVYDVLRACVDAGLLRRIEPAGSAALYESRTADNHHHLVCRECHAVADVDCVVGAAPCLVPEDTHGFVVDEAEIVFWGLCGDCTRHSV; this is encoded by the coding sequence ATGCAGCTCACCGAACGTGTCGACCCCGCAGCGCAGTTGCGCTCGGTGGGTCTACGCGTCACCGGACCCCGAGTTGCAGTTCTGGATGCGGTCACAGCCCGACCGCATTCGGACGCCGACGACATTGCTGCCGCCGTTCGCGAGAGCGGCGGCTCGGTGTCGACCCAGGCCGTCTACGACGTGCTCAGGGCCTGCGTCGACGCAGGTCTGCTGCGTCGCATCGAACCTGCGGGTTCGGCTGCGCTGTACGAGAGCCGGACGGCGGACAATCATCACCACCTCGTGTGCCGGGAATGCCACGCGGTGGCCGATGTCGACTGCGTCGTCGGAGCAGCGCCGTGTCTCGTACCCGAGGACACGCACGGATTCGTCGTCGACGAAGCCGAAATCGTCTTCTGGGGTTTGTGCGGCGACTGCACGAGGCATTCCGTCTAG